The following DNA comes from Scomber scombrus chromosome 7, fScoSco1.1, whole genome shotgun sequence.
gtgttttcatagAATACATGAACATACTCAAACCTGCAAACGTTTGCCCTAAAGATGCTCTGTCCTCTGCTGGACTTCCAGTGAAGGtttttgacctctgacctcgtGTTGGTTTGTAGTGAATGTGACAATCACGTGACTCTTCCAGGATTTGTGCTCAGCTGTGGGATCAGCAGCTGGATGGATCCTCCTCCCAGCTGCTGCCTGGTCACATCAGACACATCCACACCAGGAAACGAGAGCTTCTCCCACCAAAATAAGAGTCGTTCTGAGTGTAAAATCATCTCATCTGAAGGAGTTTAGAGGCCTGATGAGGTCAAAGTATTCACTGTTTAACAAgaaataagtttaaaaatagACATTCTGAGTTTTCTTCTTAGCTTTGGaagaaaataatgttattttactgtcactcataatactgcagtacttttactataatactgcatactacatcactcataatactgcagtacttttactataatactgcatactacatcactataatactgcagtacttttactgtaatactgcatactacatcgctcataatactgcagtacttttactgtagtactgcatactacatcactcataatactgcagtactttactgtaatactgcatactacatcactcataatactgcagtacttttactgtaatactgcatactacatcactcataatactgcagtacttttattgtaatactgcatactacatcactcataatactgcagtacttttactgtaatactgcatactacatcactataatactgcagtacttttactgtaatactgcatactacatcactcataatactgcagtacttttactgtaatactgcatactacatcactcataatactgcagtacttttactgtaatactgcatactacatcgctcataatgctgcagtacttttactgtagtactgcatactacatcgctcacaatactgcagtacttttactgtaatactgcatactacatcactataatactgcagtactttaactgtaatactgcatactacatcactcataatactgcagtacttttactgtagtactgcatactacatcgctcacaatactgcagtacttttactgtaatactgcatactacatcgctcataatactgcagtacttttactgtaatactgcatactacattgctcataatactgcaatacttttactgtaatactacatactacatcactataatactgcaatacttttactgtaatactgcatactacatcactataatactgcagtacttttactgtaatactgcatactacatcactcataatactgcagtacttttactgtaatactgcatactacatcgctcataatactgcagtacttttactgtaatactgcatactacatcgctcataatactgcagtacttttactcataaagtatttttaattgCTCGTagcacaaaataaaagcacataaCTTCCCTAAACGTGAAACCAAagcagcttttattttgaaaaccgGAAACTGTGTGTTATCGTCTGGACAGCAGCTTGACCATAAAGTGGGATCAGCTGATGGAAACTGACTCACCACTTCCCGGACAGCATGTAACCCGACAGAGCTGCTCCgcaaagaaggagagaaggagaaacagTGAACTgcgtttttatttatgttttattgacttttaaTAGAATCTGAATCTGAGAGGAATCCTCACAGCTGCTCGGCTGATTCAggtaagaaataaaaacaatgaaatgtcaGGAGTTTGATCAAAGTTTCCCTTTTTCTGAGAGTCACatgctgtgttttttccctctctgttttaAGATCATTCCTTTCTTGTTTGGATCAGTGAGGATGAATGTGTTGTTCATCTGTAAAGGAATCCATGTTAGTCCAGTCAGAAGTTATAAATaaagcagacacacatatattatCACACTTATTAAGCAGGAGTCATTGTTATTGATGGAAGTGTTGTAGCTGAACATCAGCAGTGAGAAGTAAACTAATACTTCTACTCAAGAAAtggactttaaccctcctgttgtcctcaggggaaggatggaaggaaggaaggaaagaaggaaggacaggaggaaggaaaggagtaagaagggaaggagggaggaaaagaggaaggaagtaaggagagaaggaagggaggaaggaaggaaggaaaggagtaaggagggaaggagggaggaaaagaggaaggaagtaaggagagaaggaagggaggaaggaatgtaggaaaggagggaaggagggaggaaaagaggaaggaaggaaggagagaaggaagggaggaaggaaaggagggaaggagggaggaaaagaggaaggaaggaaggaggagaaggaaggaggaaggaaaggaggaaggaaggaaagaagtaaggaaggaatgaataaggaaggaaggaaaggaataaggaaggaaggaaggaaagaaggaaggaaaggaaaggagtaagaagggagagagggaaggaggaaaagaggaaggaagtaaggagagaaggaagggagtaaggagggaaggagggaagaaaagaggaaggaagtaaggagagaaggaagagagtaaggagggaaggaggaagaaaaagaggaaggaagttaggagagaagggaaggacggaaggaaggaaagaaaggagtaagtagggaggaaaagaggaaggaagtaaggagaggaggaaggaaggaaggaagtgaggaaatgaTGTATTCATGTGTAGCTCTGAAATCATCATCATGAGGaataaaacagttaaatcaCACAGCAAACAAGTCTCAACTCCTCTGTGAGACATTAAACCTGCCTGTTTTTTTGTAGCTGATGTTACTTGAATGACTTGTCTCTTCTTTGTATATGATCAACAGTTTGAGCTGGGCATCATGAATATTAGGGGTGGGCGGGGGTCGATACAGCATAGTATTGCGATATTTTGCATGACAATATGGACACCAACTATCAATCTTTTATTGTAGGAATTGCAGTTATTTCTTCCTTTTAGGGACATAGTTTGCAGGTGAAAGACGGTAATGTCtggttcctcctttccttccttcctccctcctttctttccatccttccttccttcctccctaatttccttccatccttccttccttcctccctcctttcctcccttccatccctccttcctcccttcctcttttcctttctccctccttatttctttccttcctcatctccctttcttccttccgtctgtccttccttctttccttccttcctcccttcctcttcctttctccctccttccttctttcctctctcccctcctaccttccttccttccttcctccctcctttccttccttcctccctcctttccttccttcctccctccctccctccgttccttccttccttccttcttcctccattccatccttccttcctccctcctttccttccttccttcctgcttcctctctcctttccttccttccttcttcctccattccatccttccttcctcccttccttccttgactcgaggacaatgGGAGGGTTAAATATAGTATTTAAAAGTCAACATACCCATAATGCACTGGATGAATTTCTCCAGtgaatgttatatatttattggaTATAGTAGAGAAGATTATACAGAAGCATGagtgacaataaaactgaacctttaacctttgaccctgaAGGTTTGATCTCATGGTGACGCTACCTGAAAAGTCAGTGAATAAACAAATTAGTCGGGACTCAACCTCTCTAAGGATTGTtgccctcctaccttccttccttcctccctcctttccttccttcctccctcctttccttccttcctccctccctcctttccttccatccttccttccttcctccctcctttcctcccttccatccctccttcctcccttcctcttttcctttctccctccttatttctttccttcctcatctccctttcttccttccgtctgtccttccttctttccttccttcctcccttcctcttcctttctccctccttccttctttcctctctcccctcctaccttctttccttccttcctccctcctttccttccttcctccctcctttccttccttcctccctccgttccttccttccttcttcctccattccatccttccttcttccctcctttccttccttccttcctgcttcctctctcctttccttccttccttcttcctccatcccttccttcctcccttccttccttgactcaaggacaatgGGAGGGTTAAATATAGTATAAAAAAGTCATCATACCCATAATGCACTGGATGAATTTCTCCTGtgaatgttatatatatatatagaagcatgagtgacaataaaactgaacctttaacctttgaccctgaAGGTTTGATCTCATGGTGACGCTACCTGAAAAGTCAGTGAATAAACAAATTAGTCGGGACTCAACCTCTCTAAGGATTGTtgccctcctaccttccttccttcctccctcctttccttccttcctccctcctttccttccttcctccctccctcctttccttccttccatccttccttcctcccttcctcttttcctttctccctccttatttctttccttcctccatccccctttcttccttccgtctgtccttccttctttccttccttcctcccttcctcttccgttctccctcctaccttccttccttccttcatccctccgttccttccttcctccctcctttccttccttcctccctcctttccttccttcctctctcctttccttccttccttccttccttgacaggACAGTGTGTCTTTAACCgtggtgtgttttctttgtgtctgaCAGACTCTGATCTCCGAGTGAATCCATGGCAGGTGTTTAAGAGCTCGTCCTCCACTCCGCCTGACTCCCAGGAGAAAGAAGAAGCTCACATAAACCAGATAGAACATGTCTCTTTTGGGAGGAGTTTCGTCCTCCGTCGTCCTGTCTCCCAGGAGGGAGAAGGCGGCGCTGCAGACCAACCCGGCCGACGTCCCGGCACTGGAGCTCAAACTGGGAGCGCTGGTGGTCCTGCTGTCCATCACGCTGCTGTTCGGCTTCGCTCCTCTCTGCATCGTCCGGGGGGCCGGCCGCTGCAGCGTCAGCCCAGGTAAAGAGTCTGGATTCATGCTGTGATGCAGTCTGTACACCGCAGCTGATCCTCCCAGTTCTCAGCagggtggaaagtaactaaatacatttactcaagtacaaaatgcatttaagtacaattttgaggtactttactctagttcagtttgaagtacttgtactttactgtactacagtttgaggtacttgtactttactgtagtatttccatgtgatgctctactccactacatttattttacagctttagttacttttcagatgcagatttgacacaatggaaaatataacaagctttataaatacaacacattgttaatgctgctctaacactgatgcttcactattaataatctaatgatgtcataataataatatatcagtcagaggaccaaaccactactttactgtaatactgcatactacatcactcataatactgcagtacttttactgtaatactgcatactacatcactcataatactgcagtacttttactgtaatactgcatactacatcactcataatactgcagtacttttactgtaatactgcatactacatcactcataatactgcagtactttactgtaatactgcatactacatcactataatactgcagtacttttactgtaatactgcatactacatcgctcataatactgcagtacttttactgtaatactgcatactacatcgctcataatactgcagtacttttactgtaatactgcatactacatcactcataatactgcagtacttttactgtaatactgcatactacatcgctcataatactgcagtacttttactgtaatactgcatactacatcgctcataatactgcagtacttttactgtaatactgcatactacatcgctataatactgcagtacttttactgtaatactgcatactacattgctcataatactgcagtacttttactgtaatactgcatactacatcatcataatactgcagtacttttattacattgctgtattgctTTTACTGAAGTAATTGACCTGaatatttcttcttctgctgattCTCTGTGTTGCAGAGTCGAGGCGCAGGCTGCTGAGTTTGATCAGCTGTTTTGCTGGAGGAGTTTTCTTGGCCACGTGCCTGCTGGACCTGCTGCCAGACTACCTGCAGGGCATCAACGAGGCCTTCAGCAATGCAGGAATCACAGTAAGATCCCACAGATCCACCCTTAAACCCTCTGTCATCactacagtgtgttttcagtttaaacATTGTTCAGCCGActaaaatgtgataaattgtTCTATAATCTGCAAGCTTAATGTACAGTGTCAGCTAAGACAGGTCTTTCTATTATTACCTCCCAGAGTCCCAGATATACTGATATTAAactgagaaaagcagcaaatcttcaaaTTTGAGAAGTTCGTGCCAGTAAAtgtttgatatatatatatattgcacaacCAAAACAACTTGTCATTCATGGTGTTTTAGGCGTCAAGTCATAGTGAACACTTTAATatctgttcatgttcatgttcataaaTGTTTCAAGCTATGTAATTTGCTCCTTAGTCTAAACATTAAGTTTCACCACAGAGTTATTTATTATATAGTAAATATGTATCAAGTGTGCTCAGAAACTTACAGGACGATATAAACCagtttatcttgctgtaatgattcctcctgttcatactgaccattagaagatcccttcataatgtttacaatggaagtgatggaggactaaacccacagtcctccttctgtggaaacatggatttaaaagttgatctgaagctaatatgaagcttcagtcgtctgaatgagtcaaatcttcatcttctatgtttcaacgttacagtgtttttagtagcaaagtctttttgttactatggttacaccacagctcaacaggaaacactaagagggaatctgatgctaaacagacagtaaacatgtcagatatcattgatataataactcagactgatgaagctcaatagaagctgatcagctacttttacagttttttagattttttcctccatcactttacattgaaagcacatctGTAGGAGATCCtctaacagtcagtatgaacaggaggaatgattacctCTTTCACTGTTGACACACAGATTGTGAAACCATTCTTATATGTGATCTGAATCTTCTCCACATCCGCTGCTTTAACtcagcagtttgttttcatCCTGTGTTGACAGAGATGGTGACAGCAGATTAGTCTGAGTCATAACTCCataaaatgttttccatttcagAAAGTGGCAGTGGCTTTTCcagctttgtgtttatttagaGTTACTGTAACTCAAACTACAGACATCAATGCTGAACTTTGAAAGaggacatattctgcacatttccaggtctctatatttatattctaggGCTCtcctggaatatatttgcatgactTACAGttaaaactctttatttatcttatactgaccctttatgcagcccttcTGTCCCTCTCAGCTTCCAGTGTCTCAGGAGGCCACGTCAAAAAACCCTGAAAtaaactatagtagcaggatttcgctgttttttctcattctttacttcAAATGTCACCTTCTCAAGTACTGCCATAAATGTTGGTGCTGAATTAGATCTTAAATATGGAAACagcttagcaaccaccttagcaaccaaggcaaCAGATCAGATAGACGTTAATTAGCAGGTGTAGATGTGGTAGAAGAAACTGTCACAAAGTGTCCAGAGCAGGTTTAAGCCCTGAGCATTGACTAGTAGGAAGCATTTCTACAAGATGtctcctttaacccttacatactgttcagggtcaaatttgactcattgttttacatttgagagctgtaaaaacacactatGCACGTTTCTGTTAGCTGGACCTTTCCTAATGTAATTATatctacaatatacaaaaatggaaataaaatgcagctttaaaaaaaaaaaagaagtgtgcagctaatgcacatttttgtacaaatttgacttaaaattcatcatattctataaaatgttcttcaagaccataaaatagtgatagtGAATGTCTTTCCCCCCTGTAAACAAATCGAAAACAATcagtttgctctctgacagcttcattaattattatttaaacatttattaagtgCTGACagggaatttatgaatatgagactaattatgaatcagaatatgaacagtacgGTTTAAGTATGTGTCACCTTGTTCACCAGGTGTGTCAGCTGATCACACTCATGGTGgtttcactttctttcctcacttgaGAACCGACTCTGCTCAGATTATATTTTTCGGTGTCCAAAGATGTTTCAGAAACTAGAAACAGAGAGTCTCCAGGCagctgtttggtttgtctggACTAAACtgtgttcttcttctctgtttgcaGCTGCAGTTTCCTCTGCCTGAGTTCATCATGGCGATGGGCTTcttcctggtcctggtcctggagCAGATAGTCCTGGCCTTCAAGGAACAATCGTCTTTACACCCGGAGGAGCGGCGGGCTCTGCTGGTGGACTCCAGTGTCCAGCATCACTCCCATCAACGCCGCCGGGGGTCAGAGGAGTCGGACGGTGGACACTTCCACGTGGACTTTGGCTCCCAGTCCGCCCTGCGTGCCTTCATCCTGGTCTTCTCACTGTCTCTGCACTCGGTGTTTGAGGGTTTGGCGGTGGGGCTgctggaggaagggaaggaggtgCTGGAGATCTGCCTGGCCCTGATGATCCACAAAAGCATCATCTCCTTCAGTCTGGCCTTCAAACTGACCCAGGGCCGGCTGCGGCGCTCGGTGGTGGCCGgctgcctgctgctgtttgCCATCATGTCCCCGCTGGGCATCGGCCTCGGCATCGCCCTCACCGAGACCAAGGCGTCCCCGCAGCACCAGCTGGCCCGCTCCACGCTGGAGGGGCTGGCAGTGGGAACCTTCATCTACATCACCTTCATGGAAATACTACCGCACGAGCTCAGCAACGGCAGGAACCGCATCCCCAAGGTGGCCATGTTGCTGGTGGGCTTCGCCGTGGTCACCGCCGTGCTCTTCATCAAACTGTAACCGTGGTAACACAGCACTTAGCAAGAGGCCCTGAGGAGAGTTCACATGTTGAATGAATCTATAACAGCCATCAGACGCTACACCTCAGTGCGTCTGGTTACAAACATTCAGAATATGTATGAAAGGAGTCTTTGTAGATCTTTATGatgttttggaaaaaaatgGAATCATATtataaaaactttatttgtttttaaactaTCAGCACGTAGATTGTGTTGGTGTTAAGGACGGGAAGCACGGTGGAATCACAGTGATCAACAGATTCACTAGCAGGGTGAAGGAAATCAGCGTGGATTTTTGGCATTTAGTTCAATTTTGGTAAACTTTCATCCGTGAATTTGCGCCGGTCACCAAGAGTAAACCATCTTAACAGTGCTGACCTGTGAAGATACAGAGAGTCAAAAATGGAAGTAATCGTAGTTTATTAGCTGTGTTgtacaatttcttttttttttttaacctcctcTGTCAGTAAAACTGCTCCACTAAAAGGTCTGCAGACTTTTATTAGACAGGTATCGATGGTACATATTCATATATTGCATAAAATGATTGTGTTATTGGTTAAGTGGTAAACGTATTTGCATTTAGTCATTTTCTTGTTAGCAACAGAGCTAAGCTAACATGTTTCCTAGGTGATAATTAGCAAGCTTGGTAGCAGTTAGCTCGTCACCGATAGCAACTCACCAACTAGCTCGAACTAGCCCTTCGCGACATAGTCAGTACTTCACCGAGCTTCTGGTTCTACCTTTTTCACATGGACCAGCGAATGTCACTTTATGGTGTGATCACCTTTCTTTTAGGTATCAATTACTCCCCTGTAGCCCCTGTTAGAGGGTTAAgttatttgaaaaatgtgtaaCGTAGTACAAAGTCATGAGGTTCTGATATGTTGTTAAAGGAGTGATAAAAGAACAGagtttctgcacatgctcagtggcatCGGCCTTAAGGCCCGTCCACACCAAGAACtattactataaatatatagttttaaaaacgGTTCTAACTCCAGTGGATGGAggagtccacaccacaactataatgACATCGACAGTGGTGAACGATATTGTTAGATCACTTTTagaaaaacactgacagccaatcaaaatccttcctataaaccatacagaaCCACAAATTCTGCATCCAGCctgatatttacagtaaaaatatcaaaaagatAAAGCTacttaaagctacccttacctttgtttagaactcatcattattccattctcataatattctgtgaaaactctgaccaatcatatcattcggtccgaatgatgtgtgggggtgggacataggagcgaggaggggttgttgtgaaatgcaagaaaggtaagagtagctttaattatggaaaactgactgatgactttatttattaatatttatttattttactgcagctttgctcctctctcagcacAGATTGGAGCAGAAAGACACCCAGAGCTAATTTCTTTACAaaggtttgtctctctttattataaaaAGACGCTGgagctttgttctctattataatgtgataTAAATCTTCTCATGTTCAGATGTGAGCTCATACTGTGAGTCtctgcttcaacatgtgctgctgtgtgtcggCTCAGTTTggacatcacagcaactagtgtctgaaatacttctgatcaacacactgaatcagcaccaaGCCTGTCAacccttctgcttttcttttgatctctctgtacaacatacagcagtaacagctcatcagtaGCTAttatcattagctgcagacacagctggaaccaGCAGCTGTGAGACAGGaagttatagttcataagtgtggacgctcacatcattatctttatagGTACTGTTATAGTTATccttcttagtgtggacggccctttacaCTGAACTGATGCGGTGTTGCTCATTGATGGGATTTTAATAGATTTGGTACATGAGCACACAACACTTGTTAATAGTTCAGTTTATTGCTCACTGTTGGTTTGGATTGAaaacatgagatttattgacaagaagaaaaataaagaaaatctcCAGTCTGATCCTTTGAAGTTAAGTTCCTGTTGGACTAGATGTGAACCTCTGTTTTTGGGGtcagattttctgctttttgttcATTAGTTTTAAACATAATCTGAGCATCTTTTACATTTGCCAAACAAATGTTATTGGGAAaagatttttgtcatttaaaaacataatttccagGAGACAGGGTTGCAAGGTGACATCCTCAGATGCCCTGTATTGTCCAAAGCTTTaagatattcttttttttttttttagatataacTCTCGTGATATAGCTTAATTTGTGTTACTATTGCCTGAAgcctttattttgttttgttttctgaattGTGACGCTTTCACTGTCACATGGACCATGGCTGGATCTATTTGTCAGTATTAGTTTCCCCCACAAACACTTCAAACATCTAATTATTGTTAAATATCCAATGTACAGCAGAGTTGTAGAATGAGTTTTAGCAGCTTCAAGATGACATTTGACAACATCTTAATGTCAATAATCATCTCAACATAATCACATTAAAGCTGAATATTAATAAATCTAGAcctgatgtcatgtgatgtgacaattttttattcattttcagttaaTTGCTTCAAAAACAGCAAAGAATCTGCTACTAAAACCAAAAATGACAGTTTGGAGCTGTGAAAACAGACGTGAGGAATGtatgatctctctttttctttaaatgaacaGGCCGAAACAGAAAGCACTTTGTGTCCTGTTGAACGGGAAGAACTCcaattttttcctcctttcactTTTATTGAAAAGAAGTGTTTAATTTAGCGGAGGCTCTGCAGAGAAATGCTGTGCTGAACAAACACAATagatctgttgttgttgttcacaTAGTTCAGTCAGAGAGACTTTACTACAGGTCTGGAGGCAGAAAGCACATCTAGTTTATTTTTGACTTCATTCAGATTTCTTTAactggattt
Coding sequences within:
- the LOC133983107 gene encoding zinc transporter ZIP1-like, encoding MSLLGGVSSSVVLSPRREKAALQTNPADVPALELKLGALVVLLSITLLFGFAPLCIVRGAGRCSVSPESRRRLLSLISCFAGGVFLATCLLDLLPDYLQGINEAFSNAGITLQFPLPEFIMAMGFFLVLVLEQIVLAFKEQSSLHPEERRALLVDSSVQHHSHQRRRGSEESDGGHFHVDFGSQSALRAFILVFSLSLHSVFEGLAVGLLEEGKEVLEICLALMIHKSIISFSLAFKLTQGRLRRSVVAGCLLLFAIMSPLGIGLGIALTETKASPQHQLARSTLEGLAVGTFIYITFMEILPHELSNGRNRIPKVAMLLVGFAVVTAVLFIKL